ACGCGCTATAGACCGCCTGCCAGTCCCCCAGCGAGGCGAAGCCTGCACAGGCGGCAATAATGGCAGCCAGGGCCAGCGCGCCCTCGCCCACGGATCCAAAATACCCCACAAAGCGCGCGTCTGGCTCACGGTTTAACTGTTTGGATGTGGTGCCACTCGCCACCAACCCGTGGAAGCCGGAAATGGCCCCGCAGGCGATGGTTACAAACAATAGCGGCACCAGTGGTGGCGTACCTTGAGGCACCTGATGATTGATCATCGGCGCCACCACCTCCGGGTTTCCAATCAGCACCGCGGAATACAGCAGAATCAAACCCACAAACAACTGCAGGCCATTGATGTAATCCCGTGGCTGAAGCAGCACCCAGACCGGTAACAGGGAAGCAATGGCCGCATAGGCAAACAGGATAAGAATCCACGCGGCGTTGGCGGAGAGTCCGGCCACCGACGCCGGCAACGAAACCGGGACTGAGGGACCGATGTAGATCAGCGCGTAAAGTGCAGCCACCCCAAAAAAGGACACCAACCCGAGGTTCCACCGGAAACGGTAAATCAGCTGGCCGATTACCAGTGCCACCGCGATGGCACCCCAGATAGGCACCACCGATCCCGGGTTTTTGATCAGCAAGCCGGCGATGACCACGCCGAATACGGCGTTGACCATCAACAGCACCAGGAAGATCACGATCATGAAAATACTGCGGGCGCGCCTGCCGACCACATGTCCGGTCAGGGATCCCACGGATAGCCCACGATTGCGCACGCTCGCCCAGATGGCGCCGCTGTCGTGCACACCAGCGAAAAAGACGGTCCCGAGCACAACCCACAGAAAAGCGGGAAGCCAGCCCCAGATAACCGCGATGGCCGGACCAACAATGGGGGCGGCACCGGCAACGGATGTGAAGTGGTGCCCCCAGAGTACGAACTTGTTGGTGGGTACAAAGTCCACCCCGTCTTCAA
This Microbulbifer sp. Q7 DNA region includes the following protein-coding sequences:
- a CDS encoding carbon starvation protein A → MSAILLMLLGLGGMAAGYFFYSQYIADRIYRFDPDFVTPAHEFEDGVDFVPTNKFVLWGHHFTSVAGAAPIVGPAIAVIWGWLPAFLWVVLGTVFFAGVHDSGAIWASVRNRGLSVGSLTGHVVGRRARSIFMIVIFLVLLMVNAVFGVVIAGLLIKNPGSVVPIWGAIAVALVIGQLIYRFRWNLGLVSFFGVAALYALIYIGPSVPVSLPASVAGLSANAAWILILFAYAAIASLLPVWVLLQPRDYINGLQLFVGLILLYSAVLIGNPEVVAPMINHQVPQGTPPLVPLLFVTIACGAISGFHGLVASGTTSKQLNREPDARFVGYFGSVGEGALALAAIIAACAGFASLGDWQAVYSAFGQGGVQAFVDGGATILSAGVGIDTAVAGTILTVMAALFAGTTMDTGLRLQRYIFQEFGEIYGVRWLGKPLPATLMAVGCCVLLAFGAGGADGSGGLVIWPLFGTTNQLLAGLTLLVITVMLVRLKRPVWITLVPLVFLLVMTLAALLIQLNGFYQRQDWFLLGLDLVVLVAAILVALECAAALRKRTVQPVGEEP